In a single window of the Rhodamnia argentea isolate NSW1041297 chromosome 2, ASM2092103v1, whole genome shotgun sequence genome:
- the LOC115739499 gene encoding 14-3-3-like protein B isoform X2: MAVPDNLSRDQYVYLAKLAEQAERYEEMVQFMQKLVIGSTPAAELTVEERNLLSVAYKNVIGSLRAAWRIVSSIEQKEEGRKNEDHVVLVKEYRSKVENELSDVCASILSLLDSNLIPSAAASESKVFYLKMKGDYHRYMAEFKAGDERKAAAEDTMIAYKAAQDIAQADLASTHPIRLGLALNFSVFYYEILNQSDKACSMAKQREVSMDPDVCFVYISLTLVRS; encoded by the exons ATGGCGGTGCCGGACAACCTGAGCAGGGACCAGTACGTGTACTTAGCGAAGCTAGCCGAGCAGGCCGAGCGGTACGAGGAGATGGTCCAGTTCATGCAGAAGCTGGTCATCGGCTCGACGCCGGCCGCCGAGCTCACCGTTGAGGAGCGGAACCTCCTCTCCGTGGCCTACAAGAACGTGATCGGCTCGCTCCGGGCGGCCTGGCGCATCGTATCCTCCATCGAGCAGAAGGAGGAGGGGCGGAAGAACGAGGACCACGTCGTGCTCGTCAAGGAGTACAGATCCAAGGTCGAGAACGAGCTTTCCGACGTCTGCGCCAGCATACTCAGCCTCCTCGACTCGAATCTGATTCCGTCAGCCGCCGCGAGCGAGTCCAAGGTGTTCTACCTGAAGATGAAGGGGGATTACCACCGGTACATGGCCGAGTTCAAGGCCGGCGACGAGAGGAAGGCCGCCGCTGAGGATACTATGATCGCTTACAAGGCGGCTCAG GATATCGCTCAAGCGGATCTGGCTTCAACCCATCCGATAAGGCTGGGTTTGGCACTCAACTTCTCTGTGTTCTATTATGAGATCCTCAATCAGTCTGATAAAGCTTGCAGCATGGCCAAACAG AGAGAAGTTTCGATGGACCCAGATGTTTGTTTTGTGTACATTTCGTTGACTCTTGTGAGAAGCTGA
- the LOC115739499 gene encoding 14-3-3-like protein B isoform X1, which yields MAVPDNLSRDQYVYLAKLAEQAERYEEMVQFMQKLVIGSTPAAELTVEERNLLSVAYKNVIGSLRAAWRIVSSIEQKEEGRKNEDHVVLVKEYRSKVENELSDVCASILSLLDSNLIPSAAASESKVFYLKMKGDYHRYMAEFKAGDERKAAAEDTMIAYKAAQDIAQADLASTHPIRLGLALNFSVFYYEILNQSDKACSMAKQAFEEAIAELDTLGEESYKDSTLIMQLLRDNLTLWTSDVQDQLDEP from the exons ATGGCGGTGCCGGACAACCTGAGCAGGGACCAGTACGTGTACTTAGCGAAGCTAGCCGAGCAGGCCGAGCGGTACGAGGAGATGGTCCAGTTCATGCAGAAGCTGGTCATCGGCTCGACGCCGGCCGCCGAGCTCACCGTTGAGGAGCGGAACCTCCTCTCCGTGGCCTACAAGAACGTGATCGGCTCGCTCCGGGCGGCCTGGCGCATCGTATCCTCCATCGAGCAGAAGGAGGAGGGGCGGAAGAACGAGGACCACGTCGTGCTCGTCAAGGAGTACAGATCCAAGGTCGAGAACGAGCTTTCCGACGTCTGCGCCAGCATACTCAGCCTCCTCGACTCGAATCTGATTCCGTCAGCCGCCGCGAGCGAGTCCAAGGTGTTCTACCTGAAGATGAAGGGGGATTACCACCGGTACATGGCCGAGTTCAAGGCCGGCGACGAGAGGAAGGCCGCCGCTGAGGATACTATGATCGCTTACAAGGCGGCTCAG GATATCGCTCAAGCGGATCTGGCTTCAACCCATCCGATAAGGCTGGGTTTGGCACTCAACTTCTCTGTGTTCTATTATGAGATCCTCAATCAGTCTGATAAAGCTTGCAGCATGGCCAAACAG GCATTCGAGGAGGCAATTGCTGAGCTGGATACTTTGGGTGAAGAATCATACAAGGACAGCACTCTCATCATGCAGCTGCTCAGGGATAATCTCACCCTCTGGACTTCTGATGTGCAG GACCAATTGGATGAGCCCTAG
- the LOC115739500 gene encoding protein CutA, chloroplastic, translating into MKTFFKNLLIRPRQATNLRRRHHNAEHPIKPNLGRPSAMAASAHRCRATSAVTSAAATTRRGLPFVGAFCVLSLGFSTALSFSSSLRTGCAQSLPFVPLLRSKFRAPFRGLHSAKMEGSQGSGNTVPSIVVYVTVPNKEAGKKLAESIIKERLAACVNIVPGIESVYHWQGKIETDSEELLIIKTRESLLEPLTQHVKANHEYDVPEVIGLPILGGNVQYLEWIKNSTRD; encoded by the exons ATGAAAACTTTCTTCAAGAACCTTCTCATCCGACCGCGTCAAGCAACGAACCTACGCAGGCGTCACCACAACGCGGAACACCCTATAAAACCCAACCTCGGTCGGCCCTCCGCGATGGCTGCTTCGGCTCACCGTTGCAGAGCGACGTCGGCCGtcacctccgccgccgccaccacacGACGGGGCCTTCCCTTTGTCGGCGCGTTTTGCGTGCTCAGCTTAGGATTCTCCACCGCCCTCtcgttctcttcttctctcaggACGGGTTGCGCTCAGTCTCTCCCCTTCGTTCCTCTCTTGAG ATCGAAGTTTCGAGCACCCTTTAGAGGTTTGCATTCGGCTAAAATGGAGGGAAGTCAGGGAAGTGGCAACACAGTGCCGAGTATTGTTGTTTATGTCACGGTTCCGAACAAGGAAGCAG GAAAGAAGTTGGCTGAGAGCATAATCAAAGAAAGGCTTGCAGCATGCGTAAATATAGTACCAG GTATTGAATCAGTTTACCATTGGCAGGGAAAG ATTGAGACAGATTCGGAGGAACTGCTTATAATCAAGACGAGAGAATCACTGCTAGAGCCTCTGACCCAGCATGTCAAGGCAAACCACGAATACGA TGTTCCGGAAGTGATTGGCTTGCCCATCCTGGGTGGCAATGTTCAATACCTGGAATGGATCAAGAACAGCACCAGAGACTAA